In the genome of Pseudanabaena mucicola str. Chao 1806, the window AAGATCAGCATCTCGGAGATCAGAACTAGTTAAATTAATTGCTGGTAGCTTGCAGCAAGATAGTTTCAGTCCTGAAAAGTCTTCGGAATCAAAATCTTTACGTCCCAGTTCATACATATTCTTTAATGCGATTCCCCTCGCAAAGGCCTTGCTCATGGGAGAGTGAGTTTTATGGTTAGTAGACATCATCGCAATAGATTTCTAGCTGGACTTTTAGCGTTTTTAGCTATTGACCTTACTATAATGCGATCACTCTAAATAATGATTCACCCTAATGGATTGCTTGAGTAGGGAGCATTTTGAGAATTGAAGCATCTCAATTTCTACACATTGCCAGAGTCACAAAAAAGGGAAGTTCGCTGATAATGAAAAAATAAAATACAAAATTAAAGCTTGCGATAAAACTGTAATGTCTAGCCAAACCTTGTCTCAATCACCCCAAAGTGATCATCAAAATTTTGTGGAGTATGAAGCACATATTCTGCAAAGAGCCGAAATTGCTTTGCGCTGTGCACCATTTACAATGAAATTGTTTGCAGATATGGCAAGCCAAGGCGTAAACCTACGGGCGATCGCTGGCAATGAAGGACTCAAAAATCAATACCTTACTCGTGCCAGCAACTTAATTATTACCGAGAATGCTTTACTCTGGCTGATCCAAGTCGGCGTTTTACGTCGTGAAGTTGATGGACAAGGTATCACTGATAGTTTTCGACTCACACCTATGGGGCATTTGTTGCTAGATAAATGGAAACAGCAATCAAGATTTCCAGTAGCCAGTATTAGCGATCGCCTGCAAAACTTCTGGACGCAAATTCAAATTTCCAGATTTCTTTAATTTTTAAATATAGCGTTTATAGCGGTTTTCAAATGAGTGTGTACTCATTTGAAAACAAAAAATCAGTCCCATTAAGAGTTTTGAGTTTTCATTTTGCCGTAGGCAAAATGAAAACCGCTATACCAGTCTAGTGAAGTATAGGTTTGTTTCCCCCGCCGAAACAAACCTATATACCTCTCTTGCTTAAAAAGCACTGTATACAGCACTTGGCGCAGCCATAAAATGCGGATTAGATTTAGTTGCGTTAAGCATTGTGGCAATCGCTACACATAATTGTCATCATCACTACACAAGTGTCAAGATTTAGATACAGCGCTTTGCGCTTACTCAAAAACCAGAAATATTTTGAAAAGTGTCGCGAAGTGCCACTTTTCAAAATATTTCTGTACTACTCAAAGCCTGAATAGGCTGTATCTATAACGAAATTAATTTTGTCTAAGGCAAAACCAATTTCCAAAATCGATAGTCATGCAATGTAATTGTGTTGCGGGCGCTTCGCGCCCGCAACACAATTACTAAAAAAATTACTTTGCAGCACTATCTCAAAATCTTTAATTCAACTGACTTTTGTTTTGGAAATGAGATGAACTCACTGCGAGAACTCAATATTTTATAGTTAACGATATGAAAAAGACTTTTGTACTTGATACTAATGTGCTGTTGTATGACCCAACTGCCATGAAGCGCTTTGAGGATAATGAAGTAGTCTTGCCAATGACCATTATCGAAGAGCTTGATCGCTTTAAGAAACAACCTGAAATGATCGGACGCAACGCTCGACAGGTTTCTCGTGAACTCGATGAATTACGTAGTCAAGGGAATATTATCAAGGGGATTGATTTAGAAAATGGGGGACTGCTCAGGGTTGCCTTGTGCGATCGCGAAACTTTGAAGACTTTGCCCATTGAACTTGAAGGTGATCGCAATGACAACGCCATTTTAGCCGTAGCACTCGAATTGAAGAAACATTGTCAATGTCGTGTGGTGATGGTCAGCAAGGATACTAATTTGCGGATTAAAGCCGATGCCCTCGGGCTGGAGGCTGAGGACTATGAAACCAATAAGGTGGATATTTCCGAACTCTATACAGGGCTTGCAGAAGTAACAGTTAACTCTAGCAAAATCGATCAGCTTTTTAAACATGATGCGATTGCCCTTGATGGTGAGTTTTGTCCTAATCAGGCGATTATGCTTGTGGATGAAATCAATCCTTCCCATACAGCTTTGGCGATCGTTAAAGATTGTCACCAAGATTCCAGCAAAGTGGTTACCCTTAATGAACTCGCCAACGCAGGGATTTTAGGAATTAAGGCTCGTAATCGCGAACAGAAATTTGCTCTTGATCTTTTATTGAACGATGCAATTCCCCTTGTTACCCTCGTTGGTAAAGCGGGGACTGGCAAAACTCTATTAGCGATCGCAGTGGGATTGCATAAAGTCGCCGATGAGCGTAGCTATACTAGACTACTAATTTCACGACCTGTCATTCCGATGGGGAAAGACATCGGCTACTTACCAGGGGACATCAAGGAAAAGCTCACACCATGGATGCAGCCGATTTATGACAACTTCGATTTAATTTTTGGCGCACAGTCTCCTAAAGATCCGAAGGAAAAACGCAGCCTCCATCCTCATGTACGGCGCGGACATGAGGACTTAATTGAGCGTGGTCTACTTCAGATTGAGCCGCTTACCTACATTCGGGGGCGGACAATTCCCCAACAATTCTTGATTGTCGATGAAGCCCAAAACCTAACCCCTCATGAGGTCAAAACTATCCTCACCCGTGCTGGGGAAGGGACTAAAGTAGTTTTGACGGGCGATCCAGAACAAATCGATAGTCCTTTTATTGATGCAGCAAGTAATGGGCTTACTTATGTTGTGGAACGATTTAAAAATGATCCGTTAGCAGGGCACATTACCCTCAACAAAGGGGAGCGATCGCCACTTGCCGAACGTTCTACAGAATTGCTCTAACATAAGATAGTCAGTGTATAGAGATTAGTATCTCCAATCATTACCTATTTCCATGAGCTATCTCGAAACTACCACCAAAGTTGCTAATGAAGTTCCCAAATCTTCTTAAATTTCTTCTAAATGGCAAAGATAAATCCAGATTTTGGATGATGAGTTTAAATGCGATCGCCTTTTTATTGGTAAATTTATTAATTCATACCATCTTTGCTAGTCCTGTATTTGCCCAAACAAGCATAACTATCAGCACTTTTGATCCTCAAAGACTATTTCTCAATATCTTGCAATGGATTGAAGGTTTGGGCTACGTTGGTGGAATTATCTTCATTTTGATTTATATTCTCGCTACCATTGCCTTTATCCCTGGGTCTGCTTTGACTCTTGGCGCAGGTACATTGTTTGGCGTGATTTGGGGCTCGCTCTATGTCTTTATCGGTGCAACCTTAGGGGCGATCATAGCCTTTTTGATTGGACGATATTTAGCCCGTGATTGGATTAGTAAAAAGATTCAGGATAATGAGAAATTTGCTGCCATTGATCGCGCTGTTACCCATGCAGGTTTTAAAATAGTGCTATTAACGCGCCTATCACCTGCTTTTCCCTTTAATTTATTAAATTACGCCTTTGGAATTACTGGTGTGAGATTAAAGGAATATGCGATCGCTTCCATTGGCATGATTCCAGGAACGGTGATGTATGTTTATATTGGCTCTTTTGCTGGCGAGTTGGGGCGTATTGGCAGTGATTCACAATCTCCAGACCCGACATTAAAATGGGCGATTCGGATTATTGGTTTAATTGCCACAGTTTTAGTAACGCTATACATGACTAACATTTCCCGTAAGGCAATTAAAGACCTAGTATAGAGATCAGCATTAGATGCATTGCTTAACGGTGCAACTCTCCAATTTGGGCTAAAGGGAGCCATACACATAAGGAAACGTAAGTTCGATAGTATTTGATTAAGTAAAAGCTATAACGGTGGAATACGGGCTATTACACCACTTTTGAGGGGAGCAGGACGCTCTTTCCATGACAGCATCCCATCAACGCGATCGCTATATAACTCTGCACAGGACAAAATCGCTGAGGCAGTTTTGAGAATATTGTCATTATCAATAGGTAAGTCGCCGAATAAATAGGAATATTTCCCCTCGGAGGCAAAAGTAACTACACAGGCATGACTACAAGCACTCATGCAAGAAACAGGACGGATTGTAAACTGCGATCGCCTATCCCAGTCATGATGTAACTGAGAAATTTCCTTAAGTAGCATCTCGCCACCACTTATACCTATCTTTTGGCCATCTAGCCAATTGCTCGCACAGGTAGTACAAACGAACAAACTATGGGTCATTTACGCCTCAATACGATACACAATATAAATTAAGCCTCATATTTTTTAATGAGGCTTAATTTTTAATAAATTTTGTACAAATCTATGATTTCTCACCATTAGGAGAAGAATTGTAGAGAGCATCAAGTCGTGAACGCGCATCATCAACATTAATTGATCTAATTACCATTAACGGCTCATCAATATACTTACCATCTTTATCCCACAATTCAGGATGGGTAAATTGAGGCGATACACGGCGGCGATTGTCTTGATAGCTTCGTGAATCATTTTGAGAAAGCGATATCATGCTACGGATAAGATTGCTGATCGCAAAAATAGAGAGGATAGTAAAAGCGAGTATGTAGATGATTTGTACCATGTCTGCTTTCCTAAATAAGTATATAAAATGAGTGAGTGGGTCTAAATTTTTGAGGATTTGGTAGATCTTAAACAAGAACTAATGATGATTAAAATCTTTACGTCCCCAAGCTTTTGTGAACAAAGTTTTTTATAAGAGATCGCTGCATGAGGCTAGCAGATCAGAAGTAAAAATTTTAATTTGACTGATTACGATAGTAACGCATCCCTACGCTCTGGCAATCCATAAGTAGTTTATGCCAAGGCTTCATTGCTGCCATATCTACCCCAATCTGATGTCCTGTAGCTCGAAACAAAGAGGTCGCGGCACTGACCTCCTTAAGAGCATTTTCAACTTGTGCCAATAGGTTTTGCTGTTCTACCTCTGTCAAGAAAGTGATGCGTTCACTAGCAAGCAATTTCTGAGCACGATCAAACCAATATGTAAAGTCTTCTAGTAAAGGTTCTAGAAGCTGTCTAAGCATTTCAGGATCTGGGTTGGAGGTATTACTCATGTGGGTATATGTCTAGCAGCATTAATAGCGCTATATATATTTTCGTAAAGACATTTATTTTTATAGTAAACAATATAGCATTTTGTTACTTTTCTTAACATTAAACAATTCTTACAAATCCTATGAATTTTGACTCTTCGGCTAAATTGGTCGCGCTGCAACATTTGATTGATGTGGTGGCAAAGTTGCGATCGCCTGATGGTGGCTGTCCTTGGGATTTGGAGCAAACTCCTGAAAGCTTGATTCCCTATATCATTGAAGAAGCCTATGAAGTCGTGGATGCGATTCAGGGCGGTGACAAAAAGGCGATCACGGAGGAACTAGGAGACTTATTGCTACAGGTGGTCTTGCAGTCGCAAATCGCCAGTGAATCACGAGACTTTAGCATTGCCGAAGTTGCCGAAGGGATTGCTCAAAAGCTAATCCGTCGCCATCCCCATGTTTTTGGAGATGTCAAAACCGAAAATATAGAGGAAATTTATCAAAACTGGGAAAAAATCAAGGCTGAGGAAAAAGGTGAAGACTTGGCTGCAACCCAAAAGCTGAGTTATAAGCTCAAACGCTATGCGCGATCATTACCACCCTTAACAGCTGGCATGAAAATTTCTCAGAAAGCGGCGGCGAATGGCTTTGAGTGGGACAATGCTGATGGGGTATGGGCAAAATTTCATGAGGAGTTAGATGAGTTGCGCCATGCCCTAGAACATGAATCAAAGGCAAATCAACAGGCGGAGTTAGGCGATTTATTATTTACGCTGATCAATGTGGCGCGTTGGTATGACCTTGATCCTTCGGAGGCGTTGCAGTCCACAAATCGTAAGTTTATTCAGCGCTTAGAGACGATTGAGGCATTAAGCGATCGCCCCATCGATAGCTTTACTACCGAGGAGTTGGACAATCTCTGGCAACAAGCCAAGGCAAAGCTCAAATAAGAAAAGCCGCGCTTTGCGCGGCTTTTCTTATTTAGCAGTAGGGGCATCTGGTGGCAAAAATCGCGAATCAGAAATTTCGATCAACTTATCAATGGAGGTTTCTGCTAACAACTTACGGGCTTTGGCTAGATACTCTAAATTTGGGCATTGATCTCCGAGGATACAGCCATTGGTGCATTCTTCTTGACAGTTGACTTGGCGAGACATGAGGTTAAAGGACTGAGTAAACTTAAACTTAAGGCTACTACACGAGCAATAAAAAAAGAGCACTGAGTGCTTTTTTTTTATTTTTTATTATTTTTATTATGCGGTCAGAGAGACTCGAACTCTCACAGCTTTCGCCACCACCACCTCAAGATGGCGTGTCTACCATTCCACCATGACCGCAACTGCAATTTAGCTTTTCAGTTAAGTGCTTTACTATATTACAGCAATGGCACAAATATGCAATATTTTTGATTAATCCAGATTATTTAGGCTAACCAGTACTATAGGTACATTAACCACAAATGTTTCATAGGCAAATCCAGAAACTAATCTCATGACTGAATCATCTTTGGAATCAGCAAAAAATCAGCAAACTCAATCCGAATCGCCAAAGAAGTGGTTGCGTCCCGCCGCAATCACAGGCATTGTGATCGCTAGTTTTTATGGTTCAGTTTGTGCAGGACTATGGTTTGGACAAACAAGGTTAGTATTTTCTCCCGAAAAAGAACTGACGACCACACCAGCTAAGTTTAATGCAAAATATGAGGATGTCTTAATTCCCGTTAAAAAGGCAGATGGCTCAAGTGAAAATATTCATGGCTGGTGGCTACCCAATGCCAAACATTTTCAGAGTAGTAATCTTGGCGATCATAAAGTGATCTTGTATCTGCATGGTAAGGGTAAAAATATTAGTGCTAATGCCAAGCATGCCAATCGCCTCATGCGAATGGGATTTTCGGTCTTAGTAATTGATTACCGTGGCTATGGCAGAAGTGAGGGTGATTTCCCTTCTGAGTCATCAGTTTATGCCGATGCCCAAACAGCATGGGACTACCTCATCGAAAAGGGTTACAAAGCAAATCAAATCATGATTTATGGGCATTCCCTAGGTGGGGCGATCGCGATCGATTTGGCACTGAAGTATCCCAACGCTCTAGGGATTATTGTCGATGCTTCGTTTACTTCAATGAGCGACATGGCGCAGCTTGACCTTAAATATCGCATTTTTCCTATTGATTTGTTGATTCATCAGCGTTTTGATTCGATCTCTAAGGTGCGATCGCTTGCTGTACCTGTCCTCTATATTCACGGTACTGCTGATGAGTTGGTTCCCCCGATGATGAGTTGGCGCTTATACGACGCAACACCAACTAGAAAACAAATTGTTTTTATTCCCAATGGTGGACATAACAATAATGCAGCCACTAATGAGCCGTTATATTTGAATTCTATTAGCAGTTTCTTTAACTTGTAGTAGAAATTACTTAACTAAATTAACTGATGTGACGTGGAAGGAAGAGCCAGTTTTTGAAGAAGAGAGAAACTAGCCCTAATGACTTTGAAGTAGAGTTTAGACTTGAGAACAAAGTGATTAAGTTTAGTTTTAAGGTGGAGACGTTCCAACTTAACAAAAGCAAAAAAGCAAGCAAAGATGTGATTTTTCTGAGTATGAGGAATCCCAGTGGGAGACTTAGCAAGAGCGAGATTAGATTTCAAAAACTTGTGAAACTCTTCAACTTTCCATCGTTTTTCTATCGTTTTTCCATCGTTTTTGATAGATTGTGTTGATATCAGGTGCGTTTAGGTCTAGATTACTGCAATCTAAATACAAGATGCCAGTCGATTGATTTTGGTTTATAAAAATAGGACTTACGCATTGGGTCGATGTGGTGCGGGCTTTGCCCGCACCACATCGACCCAAAACCTAATAAATTCATTCGGTTTGCGTAAGTCCTAACTTTATCAAAACTACTGATTAGGTAATCTGAGTATAGGTCTAAGAATTTTCTGTCTATGCCTGTTTACCCATTTCTGACCCTATCTTTACTTTACTCCTTTTGCCTTCTACGTAACATCAGTTACTTCGTCATGATTTATGTTCCCTTGCAATAATCGTGCTAGTCCTGTAGCTGTAGTTGCCCCCGAAAGAACTGATTAGGTAGTCGCTATAAAGGTCTAACATATTCTTTTTCATATCTTTATCCTTTTTGCCTCTCTTACTTGCTTTTTGACGAAGCAACTATTCTCTAATCTCTATCCAGTATACTTTCTTAGCCTATCTTATCTTATTCAAATCTCTCTCTTTTCTATCTGCGTAAGTAGCTAGACATAAGTAAACTAAAAACCGAGAAGTTTGTTCCGCCCGCTACGCGGGCGGAACAAACTCTCGGTTTGGGTTTTAATTAAGTTGAGCTACTTAACATGAGATCTTAAAACTTTTAAATAATTCAGATTAAATTAAAGAACCTTATGGCAGAAGTAGCAGATGAACTTCGGCTTCGCTCAGCAATCGGTGTAAGGTTGCTGAGCGAAGTCGAAACTGTAGTTTTTATTTAACTTATCTACTTAACTCTTTAGCAGCAATCCCTAACTGATTAAACATTTCTGCATCATCTTGCCAATCTGGATTAGCAGTAGTCAACAACTTCTCACTAGAAAAGATTGAATTTGCCCCTGCAAGGAAACATAGAGCTTGGTCAGAAACACTAAGGCGATCGCGTCCTGCGGAGAGTCGCACAATTGCCTTAGGCATCAGAATTCTTGCCGTTGCCACCATTCGCACTAACACTAAAGGGTCGATGGGTGCGAGATCACCAAAGGGAGTTCCCTTGACAGGGGAAAGGGCATTAATAGGAACTGATTCAGGTTGTGGGGTGAGATTTGCCAAGGTGTGCAAAAGCTCAATGCGATCGCTGTCAGTTTCGCCCATGCCGACGATGCCCCCACAACACACTTGAATCCCTGCGGCAGAAACATGCTGAATGGTTTCGAGGCGATCGCGATAGGTGCGGGTCGTAATAATTTCGGGATAGAAGCTTTCGGATGTATCCAGATTATGATTGTAAGCAGTTAAACCCGCTTGGGCTAAGCGTTGAGCTTGATCAGGACGTAACATACCCATAGTGACACAAGCTTCCATTCCCATACCAGCTACCGCCTCTACCATCTGCAACACTCGATCAAACTCCTCCCCATCGGGAGCATTACGCCATGCTGCTCCCATACAAAAACGAGTTGCACCATGCTGTTTCGCTTCTTGAGCTTGGGTGATAACTTTCTCTAGTGGTAACAAAGGATAATTCTCTACACCCGTAGGATAACGCGCACTCTGAGGGCAATACTTGCAATCTTCAGGACAACGTCCCGATTTAATATTGGACAAGGTACACATTTGCACAGTATCAATTTGATGATGCTGGCGATGTACAGATTGCGCCTCAAATATCAGAGACAACAAGGGTTGATGGTAAATTTTGGTAACGGATTCGAGTGAAATCAAGAGAGTGTATATGCTTACAACATAGAGATAGAGATTGCCATTGTACTGTGAAGGAATACCGCTTGAAAGAGCAATCGCAATACTTCTTTAAATTTAGCCCCAGAAATATCAGCGCTAGAACTAAGTAACGCATCGAATGAATGTGGCGCAGGCAAAGCCTGCGCCACATTCATTCAAAACCCAGTAAATTTGTTAGCATTGCCTAAATCTAAAAAAATGTATTTTTTAGCATACCCTAGACCATTAAGACTTAGGGACTTGACGAGAAAAAAGGTACCACCGAGTTTGTATGGCTTCGACTTCGCTCTGCCAAATTTGGCAGAGCGAAGTCGAAGCCGTAGATACTTTAATTAATCGCAAGTCCCTAAAGCACTTTTACGATTTTTATGTCTGAATAGTCATGAGGATTGCTATATTAGATACAGCAGTCCTAAATCAGTTATTGACATCATTGGCTTCAGCTTTGCTCAAATCCCATAAACTGATGGCTGTAAGAAACTGAAGCTATCCACATCCCATCTATAAATTGCTGATATATATAGAAATAGATGAGTTAAGTAAATTAGGACTTACGTATTGGGTAGATGTGGTGCGGGCTTCGCCCGCACCACATCTACCTCAAGCCTAATAAATTCGTTCAGTTTGCGTAAGTCCTATAAATATTAAGTATATGGCTTATGCAATGCTAAAGAGTTTACTGGATTTTGAATGAATGTGGCTAAGGCTTTGACCGCATCATATTTACTCAATGCGTAAGTCCTAAATATAAAGATCATAAAATTTAATAGACTGGAATTAGTTAAGAGCATTTTTCTTGGGAACCCCTTGTCCAAACAATTTAAATTGAAACTCAAATGATTCCTGCACAAAAGCCACTTAATGAACTGGAGAGAATCGCTGCTCTACATCAATGTAATATTTTGGATACTGAGGCTGAGCAAAACTTTGACGATATTACGCAATTAGCAGCTCACATTTGCCAAACACCTATTGCACTGGTCAGCTTGATTGATAGCGATCGCCAATGGTTTAAATCCAAGGTTGGCATAACGACCACCGAAACACCCAGACAGTTAGCTTTTTGTGCCCATGCAATTCTCCAAGATGGAGTCTTTATTGTTTCAGATACCCTACAGGATGAACGCTTTGCGGATAGCCCTTTAGTTACTTGTCCACCCAATATTCGTTTTTATGCTGGTGTTCCCATTAAAACATCTGAAGGTTATCCCCTAGGAACTTTATGTGTAATTGACAACAAACCTAGAGAATTAAGAACAGAGCAAATTGCAGCACTCAAAGCTCTCAGTAACCAAATTAGCTATCTCATCGAAACTCGACGTAGCTTCAAGGAAGTTAATAACACGTTAATATCATCGATTAAAGCACACTATCCTAAAGGCAAGTTTATTAAAAAAATTGCTTTTGGTTTAGCGATCGCTGCATCAATGATCATAGGTATGGGAATCATTTCCTATGTTAGTTTTAGCAAATTACAAGAAACAAGCAATGCTTTTTTACAGCAACAAGAATCATTGGAGACAATTAATCGACCTCTCGATCATCTGCGTGAATTGAGAGTTGCATTAATGCATTATTTAATCTCAGACAATCAAGATAGTTTAGTAAAGTATCAGAAATTAACTCTTCAGTTAGAGCAAGATTTAAAATCACTACGAGAGTTATCTTTTATTAAAGAAAATATACATAAATCATATAGCTCACCAAATATTGAACGACAGAAAAGAATAATTAGTTTACTAACAAAATATATTCAAAGAGAATTAGTTAGTTCTGAAGAAGTTATACTTTTGCATCAAACTGCTAGCATTAAGGTAACGCAAAAGCAAATATTTGACAAAATCAATCAAAAAGATTTATATCTTGCTGATATTCAGTTGGATAACTTAATTAATCTTGAGAAGATTAATCTGGAAAATTGGTTACAGAAACAGCAGAATTCGAGTATTAGTGCTACAAGTATTTCATTGATTGCACTACTATCTACTCTAATTATACTAGGTATTCTATTTTACTCAGTTTATTATGAAATTATTGCCCGTCGTCGCTTAGAAGTTGATCTTGCGAAAGAAAGAGATTTTACAATTGCTGTACTTGATACCGTAGGAGCATTAGTAATTGTTTTAGACCCTGATGGCAAAATTATTCGCTTTAACCGTGAATTTGAGCGAGTTACAGGATATCACTACGAAGAAGTCCGCAATCAAAGCTTCTACAAGATTTTCCTGTTGCCTGAAGATATAGAATTAGTGCGTAACACAATTACTCAATCTACTTATAAAAATTCTGCTAGTACCTATGAACAATATTGGAAATCCAAATCTGGAGAACCGAGATTAATTTCATGGTCAACAACAATTTTACTAAGCCCAGATCATAAAACTGATTTTATTATCGGCACAGGTTTAGATATCACTGAGCGCAAACAGGTTGAAGAAGAAGTTAGAATGCAAAATTGGCGATCACTAATCTTATCACAAATTACCTTACGCATTCGTAAATCATTAGATATTAATGAAATATTAAATACAACAGTCTATGAAGTCAGGAAATTTCTAAAAGCTGATCGCGTAGTTTCCTATCAGTTTAATGGTGCTTGGGAAGGAAAAGTTATCGCCGAATCCGTGGAATCACCTTGGATCTCATCTATGAGTATGGATATTCAAGATCAATGTTTTCGTGAGGGACTATGGCAAAAATATCGAGATGGGAACAAGGTGATCAATGATGATATTCCTAACTCAAATATGCCTGATTGCTATAAGGAATTGATGTCACAATTTCAAGTAAAGGCAAACTTAGTAGTTCCCATTCTAGAAAGTGATCAACTCTGGGGACTATTAATCGTGCATCAATGCAGTAATACCCGTCATTGGCGGAATTTT includes:
- a CDS encoding DUF1636 domain-containing protein codes for the protein MTHSLFVCTTCASNWLDGQKIGISGGEMLLKEISQLHHDWDRRSQFTIRPVSCMSACSHACVVTFASEGKYSYLFGDLPIDNDNILKTASAILSCAELYSDRVDGMLSWKERPAPLKSGVIARIPPL
- a CDS encoding DUF2605 domain-containing protein → MSNTSNPDPEMLRQLLEPLLEDFTYWFDRAQKLLASERITFLTEVEQQNLLAQVENALKEVSAATSLFRATGHQIGVDMAAMKPWHKLLMDCQSVGMRYYRNQSN
- a CDS encoding TVP38/TMEM64 family protein, whose translation is MKFPNLLKFLLNGKDKSRFWMMSLNAIAFLLVNLLIHTIFASPVFAQTSITISTFDPQRLFLNILQWIEGLGYVGGIIFILIYILATIAFIPGSALTLGAGTLFGVIWGSLYVFIGATLGAIIAFLIGRYLARDWISKKIQDNEKFAAIDRAVTHAGFKIVLLTRLSPAFPFNLLNYAFGITGVRLKEYAIASIGMIPGTVMYVYIGSFAGELGRIGSDSQSPDPTLKWAIRIIGLIATVLVTLYMTNISRKAIKDLV
- a CDS encoding alpha/beta hydrolase, whose product is MTESSLESAKNQQTQSESPKKWLRPAAITGIVIASFYGSVCAGLWFGQTRLVFSPEKELTTTPAKFNAKYEDVLIPVKKADGSSENIHGWWLPNAKHFQSSNLGDHKVILYLHGKGKNISANAKHANRLMRMGFSVLVIDYRGYGRSEGDFPSESSVYADAQTAWDYLIEKGYKANQIMIYGHSLGGAIAIDLALKYPNALGIIVDASFTSMSDMAQLDLKYRIFPIDLLIHQRFDSISKVRSLAVPVLYIHGTADELVPPMMSWRLYDATPTRKQIVFIPNGGHNNNAATNEPLYLNSISSFFNL
- the mazG gene encoding nucleoside triphosphate pyrophosphohydrolase — encoded protein: MNFDSSAKLVALQHLIDVVAKLRSPDGGCPWDLEQTPESLIPYIIEEAYEVVDAIQGGDKKAITEELGDLLLQVVLQSQIASESRDFSIAEVAEGIAQKLIRRHPHVFGDVKTENIEEIYQNWEKIKAEEKGEDLAATQKLSYKLKRYARSLPPLTAGMKISQKAAANGFEWDNADGVWAKFHEELDELRHALEHESKANQQAELGDLLFTLINVARWYDLDPSEALQSTNRKFIQRLETIEALSDRPIDSFTTEELDNLWQQAKAKLK
- a CDS encoding DUF2973 domain-containing protein, translating into MVQIIYILAFTILSIFAISNLIRSMISLSQNDSRSYQDNRRRVSPQFTHPELWDKDGKYIDEPLMVIRSINVDDARSRLDALYNSSPNGEKS
- a CDS encoding PhoH family protein, whose amino-acid sequence is MKKTFVLDTNVLLYDPTAMKRFEDNEVVLPMTIIEELDRFKKQPEMIGRNARQVSRELDELRSQGNIIKGIDLENGGLLRVALCDRETLKTLPIELEGDRNDNAILAVALELKKHCQCRVVMVSKDTNLRIKADALGLEAEDYETNKVDISELYTGLAEVTVNSSKIDQLFKHDAIALDGEFCPNQAIMLVDEINPSHTALAIVKDCHQDSSKVVTLNELANAGILGIKARNREQKFALDLLLNDAIPLVTLVGKAGTGKTLLAIAVGLHKVADERSYTRLLISRPVIPMGKDIGYLPGDIKEKLTPWMQPIYDNFDLIFGAQSPKDPKEKRSLHPHVRRGHEDLIERGLLQIEPLTYIRGRTIPQQFLIVDEAQNLTPHEVKTILTRAGEGTKVVLTGDPEQIDSPFIDAASNGLTYVVERFKNDPLAGHITLNKGERSPLAERSTELL
- a CDS encoding Npun_F0494 family protein; amino-acid sequence: MSSQTLSQSPQSDHQNFVEYEAHILQRAEIALRCAPFTMKLFADMASQGVNLRAIAGNEGLKNQYLTRASNLIITENALLWLIQVGVLRREVDGQGITDSFRLTPMGHLLLDKWKQQSRFPVASISDRLQNFWTQIQISRFL
- the bioB gene encoding biotin synthase BioB — its product is MISLESVTKIYHQPLLSLIFEAQSVHRQHHQIDTVQMCTLSNIKSGRCPEDCKYCPQSARYPTGVENYPLLPLEKVITQAQEAKQHGATRFCMGAAWRNAPDGEEFDRVLQMVEAVAGMGMEACVTMGMLRPDQAQRLAQAGLTAYNHNLDTSESFYPEIITTRTYRDRLETIQHVSAAGIQVCCGGIVGMGETDSDRIELLHTLANLTPQPESVPINALSPVKGTPFGDLAPIDPLVLVRMVATARILMPKAIVRLSAGRDRLSVSDQALCFLAGANSIFSSEKLLTTANPDWQDDAEMFNQLGIAAKELSR